In the Alligator mississippiensis isolate rAllMis1 chromosome 7, rAllMis1, whole genome shotgun sequence genome, one interval contains:
- the LOC102561272 gene encoding paired box protein Pax-8 isoform X2, which translates to MPHNSLRSGHGGLNQLGGAFVNGRPLPAGVRQRIVDLAHQGVRPCDISRQLRVSHGCVSKILGRYYETGSIRPGVIGGSKPKVATPRVVEKIGDYKRHNPTMFAWEIRDRLLAEGVCDGDTVPSVSSINRIIRTKVQQPFNLPMENCTIAKALSPGHSLIPSSAVTPPESPPSDAGYSITGLLGFSTTSQRKPEPPGWGEEEGCRLGLGPPGGGTNPRKPPCPDTLVPPPLETPACGFQQPPAPEPYTSPAHPKAQQGLYPLPLLSSPLEDSRAPPSPAAAPPTYGPGRELGGPTLPGYPPPMPSSGQGSLAPAIAAMVAGSEYPTGAYSHPPYSYSEAWRFPGPGLLGSPYYYSSAARAPAPPPATAYDQL; encoded by the exons gcCATGGAGGGCTGAACCAGCTGGGCGGAGCCTTTGTGAATGGGCGCCCGCTGCCTGCTGGTGTGCGCCAGCGCATCGTGGACCTGGCCCATCAGGGGGTGAGGCCCTGTGACATCTCCCGGCAGCTGCGTGTCAGTCACGGCTGTGTCAGCAAGATCCTGGGCAG GTACTACGAGACCGGCAGCATCCGGCCGGGTGTGATTGGGGGCTCCAAGCCCAAGGTGGCGACGCCGCGGGTGGTGGAGAAGATTGGAGACTACAAGCGCCACAACCCCACCATGTTCGCCTGGGAGATCCGTGACCGGCTGTTGGCCGAGGGCGTGTGCGATGGCGACACCGTGCCCAGCGTCAGCTCCATCAACCG CATCATCCGCACCAAGGTCCAGCAGCCATTCAACCTCCCCATGGAGAACTGCACCATTGCCAAGGCCCTCAGCCCTGGCCACAGCCTCA TTCCCAGCTCGGCTGTGACCCCCCCAGAGTCACCCCCCTCGGATGCTGGCTACTCCATCACTGGCCTGCTGGGCTTCAGCACCACCAGCCAGCGCAAGCCTGAGCCCCCGGGATGGG GCGAGGAAGAGGGCTGCCGGCTGGGCCTGGGCCCCCCGGGAGGGGGCACTAACCCCCGCAAGCCCCCATGCCCCGACACCCTGGTGCCACCCCCTCTGGAGACCCCAGCCTGTGGCTTCCAGCAGCCCCCGGCCCCCGAGCCATACaccagccctgcacaccccaAGGCCCAGCAG GGCCTGTACCCGCTGCCCCTGCTCAGCAGCCCCCTGGAGGACAgtcgtgccccccccagccctgctgctgcccccccaacctATGGCCCTG GGCGTGAGCTGGGGGGCCCCACCCTGCCCGGGTACCCACCCCCTATGCCCAGCAGCGGCCAGGGCAGCTTGGCCCCCGCCATCGCCGCCATGGTGGCAG GCAGTGAGTACCCCACTGGTGCCTACAGCCACCCGCCCTACAGCTACAGTGAGGCCTGGCGCTTCCCTGGGCCTGGCCTACTTG GCTCCCCGTACTACTACAGCTCGGCTGCCCGCGCCCCCGCACCCCCGCCTGCCACTGCTTATGACCAGCTGTAG
- the LOC102561272 gene encoding paired box protein Pax-8 isoform X1 translates to MPHNSLRSGHGGLNQLGGAFVNGRPLPAGVRQRIVDLAHQGVRPCDISRQLRVSHGCVSKILGSRYYETGSIRPGVIGGSKPKVATPRVVEKIGDYKRHNPTMFAWEIRDRLLAEGVCDGDTVPSVSSINRIIRTKVQQPFNLPMENCTIAKALSPGHSLIPSSAVTPPESPPSDAGYSITGLLGFSTTSQRKPEPPGWGEEEGCRLGLGPPGGGTNPRKPPCPDTLVPPPLETPACGFQQPPAPEPYTSPAHPKAQQGLYPLPLLSSPLEDSRAPPSPAAAPPTYGPGRELGGPTLPGYPPPMPSSGQGSLAPAIAAMVAGSEYPTGAYSHPPYSYSEAWRFPGPGLLGSPYYYSSAARAPAPPPATAYDQL, encoded by the exons gcCATGGAGGGCTGAACCAGCTGGGCGGAGCCTTTGTGAATGGGCGCCCGCTGCCTGCTGGTGTGCGCCAGCGCATCGTGGACCTGGCCCATCAGGGGGTGAGGCCCTGTGACATCTCCCGGCAGCTGCGTGTCAGTCACGGCTGTGTCAGCAAGATCCTGGGCAG TAGGTACTACGAGACCGGCAGCATCCGGCCGGGTGTGATTGGGGGCTCCAAGCCCAAGGTGGCGACGCCGCGGGTGGTGGAGAAGATTGGAGACTACAAGCGCCACAACCCCACCATGTTCGCCTGGGAGATCCGTGACCGGCTGTTGGCCGAGGGCGTGTGCGATGGCGACACCGTGCCCAGCGTCAGCTCCATCAACCG CATCATCCGCACCAAGGTCCAGCAGCCATTCAACCTCCCCATGGAGAACTGCACCATTGCCAAGGCCCTCAGCCCTGGCCACAGCCTCA TTCCCAGCTCGGCTGTGACCCCCCCAGAGTCACCCCCCTCGGATGCTGGCTACTCCATCACTGGCCTGCTGGGCTTCAGCACCACCAGCCAGCGCAAGCCTGAGCCCCCGGGATGGG GCGAGGAAGAGGGCTGCCGGCTGGGCCTGGGCCCCCCGGGAGGGGGCACTAACCCCCGCAAGCCCCCATGCCCCGACACCCTGGTGCCACCCCCTCTGGAGACCCCAGCCTGTGGCTTCCAGCAGCCCCCGGCCCCCGAGCCATACaccagccctgcacaccccaAGGCCCAGCAG GGCCTGTACCCGCTGCCCCTGCTCAGCAGCCCCCTGGAGGACAgtcgtgccccccccagccctgctgctgcccccccaacctATGGCCCTG GGCGTGAGCTGGGGGGCCCCACCCTGCCCGGGTACCCACCCCCTATGCCCAGCAGCGGCCAGGGCAGCTTGGCCCCCGCCATCGCCGCCATGGTGGCAG GCAGTGAGTACCCCACTGGTGCCTACAGCCACCCGCCCTACAGCTACAGTGAGGCCTGGCGCTTCCCTGGGCCTGGCCTACTTG GCTCCCCGTACTACTACAGCTCGGCTGCCCGCGCCCCCGCACCCCCGCCTGCCACTGCTTATGACCAGCTGTAG